The following are from one region of the Corylus avellana chromosome ca1, CavTom2PMs-1.0 genome:
- the LOC132182933 gene encoding bifunctional 3-dehydroquinate dehydratase/shikimate dehydrogenase, chloroplastic-like isoform X2 — MESGNVLLASSASHQIKSGGVRNNGTLLCAPVMAESVHKMLINMDKAKQEGADLVEVRLDSLKSFNPYEDLKTLIKECPLPTLVTYRPTWEGGQYDGDEKKRLDALRLAMEFGADYIDVELQVAHEFNDSIYGKKPEKFKLIVSSHNYQDTPSVEELGNLVARIQAAGADIVKIATTALEITDVARVFQITVHSQVPIIAMVMGERGFISRILCPKFGGFLTFGTIESGIVSAPGQPTMKDLLYLYNFRDIGPDTKVFGIIGKPVHHSKSPILYNEAFKSVGFNGVYVPLLVDDVSTFLRTYSSTDFAGFSCTIPHKEAALKCCDEVDPVAKSIGAVNCIIRRPTDGKLFGCNTDYVGAISAIEDGLRGSHNISNTADSPLAGKLFVVIGAGGAGKALAYGAKEKGARVVIANRTYDRARELADTIGGDALSLADLANFHPEDGMILANTTAIGMQPKVDETPIPKHALRSYSLVFDAVYTPKITRLLREAEESGAIIVTGLEMFIGQAYEQFERFTGLPAPKEQFRKIMAKY, encoded by the exons ATGGAGTCTGGCAACGTTCTG CTTGCTTCTTCTGCTTCCCACCAAATAAAAAGTGGGGGAGTAAGGAATAATGGAACCCTACTTTGTGCTCCTGTAATGGCGGAATCTGTCCATAAGATGTTGATCAATATGGATAAGGCAAAACAAGAGGGTGCTGACCTTGTGGAGGTCCGATTAGACAGTTTGAAGAGTTTCAATCCTTATGAAGATCTTAAAACCCTAATTAAAGAGTGTCCGCTGCCCACGCTAGTCACTTACAG ACCAACATGGGAAGGCGGTCAGTATGATGGTGATGAAAAGAAGCGACTGGATGCCCTCCGATTAGCCATGGAGTTTGGAGCTGATTACATTGATGTTGAGCTTCAG GTTGCTCATGAGTTCAATGATTCCATTTATGGAAAGAAGCCTGAAAAGTTCAAACTCATTGTATCTTCTCACAATTATCAAGATACTCCATCTGTGGAGGAACTTGGCAACCTTGTGGCAAGAATACAAGCGGCTGGTGCTGATATAGTGAAGATTGCAACAACTGCCTTGGAGATCACTGATGTGGCTCGTGTTTTCCAAATAACTGTGCATTCTCAA GTGCCAATTATAGCAATGGTTATGGGTGAGAGGGGCTTCATCTCGCGGATACTATGCCCAAAATTTGGTGGGTTTCTTACATTTGGTACCATTGAGTCAGGAATAGTTTCAGCCCCCGGTCAACCAACAATGAAGGATCTTTTATATCTATACAACTTCAGAGACATAGGACCAGATACAAAAGTGTTTGGCATAATTGGGAAGCCTGTCCATCACAGCAAATCGCCTATTTTATACAATGAAGCATTCAAGTCAGTAGGTTTCAATGGAGTTTATGTGCCTCTCTTGGTGGATGATGTTTCAACTTTTCTCCGGACTTACTCGTCCACAGATTTCGCCGGATTCAG TTGTACAATTCCACACAAGGAGGCTGCTCTTAAATGCTGCGATGAGGTCGATCCAGTTGCGAag TCAATAGGAGCTGTGAATTGTATTATAAGGAGACCCACCGATGGGAAGTTATTTGGTTGCAATACTGACTATGTTGGTGCAATTTCTGCTATTGAAGATGGACTACGAG GTTCTCATAATATTAGCAATACTGCTGATTCTCCTTTAGCTGGTAAGCTTTTTGTGGTCATTGGTGCTGGAGGCGCTGGTAAGGCACTTGCTTACGGTGCAAAAGAAAAGGGAGCAAGGGTTGTGATTGCCAATCGCACTTATG ATCGAGCCAGAGAACTTGCTGATACTATTGGAGGAGATGCTTTATCTCTTGCTGATCTAGCTAATTTCCATCCGGAGGATGGTATGATCCTTGCAAACACAACAGCTATTGGAATGCAACCAAAAGTTGATGAAACACCTATTCCTAAG CATGCTCTGAGATCTTACTCACTAGTTTTTGATGCTGTTTATACCCCCAAAATTACTAGACTTTTGAGGGAAGCAGAAGAATCTGGAGCTATAATTGTTACTGGATTGGAGATGTTCATAGGACAGGCATATGAGCAGTTTGAGAGGTTCACTGGGTTGCCTG CACCAAAGGAACAATTTAGGAAAATTATGGCGAAGTACTAA
- the LOC132182933 gene encoding bifunctional 3-dehydroquinate dehydratase/shikimate dehydrogenase, chloroplastic-like isoform X1, with protein MESGNVLLASSASHQIKSGGVRNNGTLLCAPVMAESVHKMLINMDKAKQEGADLVEVRLDSLKSFNPYEDLKTLIKECPLPTLVTYRPTWEGGQYDGDEKKRLDALRLAMEFGADYIDVELQVAHEFNDSIYGKKPEKFKLIVSSHNYQDTPSVEELGNLVARIQAAGADIVKIATTALEITDVARVFQITVHSQVSRVPIIAMVMGERGFISRILCPKFGGFLTFGTIESGIVSAPGQPTMKDLLYLYNFRDIGPDTKVFGIIGKPVHHSKSPILYNEAFKSVGFNGVYVPLLVDDVSTFLRTYSSTDFAGFSCTIPHKEAALKCCDEVDPVAKSIGAVNCIIRRPTDGKLFGCNTDYVGAISAIEDGLRGSHNISNTADSPLAGKLFVVIGAGGAGKALAYGAKEKGARVVIANRTYDRARELADTIGGDALSLADLANFHPEDGMILANTTAIGMQPKVDETPIPKHALRSYSLVFDAVYTPKITRLLREAEESGAIIVTGLEMFIGQAYEQFERFTGLPAPKEQFRKIMAKY; from the exons ATGGAGTCTGGCAACGTTCTG CTTGCTTCTTCTGCTTCCCACCAAATAAAAAGTGGGGGAGTAAGGAATAATGGAACCCTACTTTGTGCTCCTGTAATGGCGGAATCTGTCCATAAGATGTTGATCAATATGGATAAGGCAAAACAAGAGGGTGCTGACCTTGTGGAGGTCCGATTAGACAGTTTGAAGAGTTTCAATCCTTATGAAGATCTTAAAACCCTAATTAAAGAGTGTCCGCTGCCCACGCTAGTCACTTACAG ACCAACATGGGAAGGCGGTCAGTATGATGGTGATGAAAAGAAGCGACTGGATGCCCTCCGATTAGCCATGGAGTTTGGAGCTGATTACATTGATGTTGAGCTTCAG GTTGCTCATGAGTTCAATGATTCCATTTATGGAAAGAAGCCTGAAAAGTTCAAACTCATTGTATCTTCTCACAATTATCAAGATACTCCATCTGTGGAGGAACTTGGCAACCTTGTGGCAAGAATACAAGCGGCTGGTGCTGATATAGTGAAGATTGCAACAACTGCCTTGGAGATCACTGATGTGGCTCGTGTTTTCCAAATAACTGTGCATTCTCAAGTAAGCCGT GTGCCAATTATAGCAATGGTTATGGGTGAGAGGGGCTTCATCTCGCGGATACTATGCCCAAAATTTGGTGGGTTTCTTACATTTGGTACCATTGAGTCAGGAATAGTTTCAGCCCCCGGTCAACCAACAATGAAGGATCTTTTATATCTATACAACTTCAGAGACATAGGACCAGATACAAAAGTGTTTGGCATAATTGGGAAGCCTGTCCATCACAGCAAATCGCCTATTTTATACAATGAAGCATTCAAGTCAGTAGGTTTCAATGGAGTTTATGTGCCTCTCTTGGTGGATGATGTTTCAACTTTTCTCCGGACTTACTCGTCCACAGATTTCGCCGGATTCAG TTGTACAATTCCACACAAGGAGGCTGCTCTTAAATGCTGCGATGAGGTCGATCCAGTTGCGAag TCAATAGGAGCTGTGAATTGTATTATAAGGAGACCCACCGATGGGAAGTTATTTGGTTGCAATACTGACTATGTTGGTGCAATTTCTGCTATTGAAGATGGACTACGAG GTTCTCATAATATTAGCAATACTGCTGATTCTCCTTTAGCTGGTAAGCTTTTTGTGGTCATTGGTGCTGGAGGCGCTGGTAAGGCACTTGCTTACGGTGCAAAAGAAAAGGGAGCAAGGGTTGTGATTGCCAATCGCACTTATG ATCGAGCCAGAGAACTTGCTGATACTATTGGAGGAGATGCTTTATCTCTTGCTGATCTAGCTAATTTCCATCCGGAGGATGGTATGATCCTTGCAAACACAACAGCTATTGGAATGCAACCAAAAGTTGATGAAACACCTATTCCTAAG CATGCTCTGAGATCTTACTCACTAGTTTTTGATGCTGTTTATACCCCCAAAATTACTAGACTTTTGAGGGAAGCAGAAGAATCTGGAGCTATAATTGTTACTGGATTGGAGATGTTCATAGGACAGGCATATGAGCAGTTTGAGAGGTTCACTGGGTTGCCTG CACCAAAGGAACAATTTAGGAAAATTATGGCGAAGTACTAA
- the LOC132169332 gene encoding pentatricopeptide repeat-containing protein At2g36980, mitochondrial produces the protein MHWDLFQITSKIARLARSGGIIYARKLFDEMSQRDTVAWNAMLTGYSQLGLHQEALSLFRHMRISNTNPDHYSFTATLSACAAACELTYGVKVHALVIVKGFQSSLPVGNSLIDMYGKCLSPSGARKVFEEMQSRNEVTWCSLLFAHTNSCQLDSVCEVFHMMPKRVEIAWNIMIAGHAQCGEVELCLNLFKEMRESLCRPDQWTLSSLMNVCSESLELSYGCMVHGIIIKTGWSSAVEAKNSVLSFYARLGCQDDAMKVVDSIGTLTQVSWNAIIDAHMKAGDTQEAFLAFQRAPVKNIVSWTSMITGYAKNGHGDEALCFFVDMMRSGVQPDDFAYGAALHACSSLAILGDGKMVHGCIIRSGSHANVYVGNGLISMYAECGDIEGSSRAFNEILNKDLVSWNAMLFGFGLHGRANQALQLYEQMMPYGVKPDKVTFIGLLMTCSHLGLIEKGRLFFESMDSIYGISPEMDHVACMVDMLGRGGFLAEAIELANRHSGTGNAKTSSSEVLLGACYAHGDVGIGTHLGEALKILEPQKEIGYVVLSNLYCASGQWKEAEMIRKAMLDQGVKKMPGCSWIEVRNKVSAFVAGNHSHPCLRDIYKILHFLEFEMKNPCFIGFEN, from the coding sequence ATGCACTGGGACTTATTCCAGATTACATCTAAGATCGCAAGACTTGCACGATCTGGTGGAATTATATACGCTCGCAAACTGTTTGACGAAATGTCCCAGAGAGACACGGTCGCTTGGAACGCAATGCTCACAGGCTATTCCCAGCTGGGTCTTCACCAAGAAGCGCTATCCCTTTTCCGTCACATGAGAATCTCCAATACCAATCCCGACCATTACTCATTCACCGCAACTTTGAGTGCGTGTGCAGCAGCATGTGAGCTTACATACGGAGTAAAAGTCCATGCTTTGGTTATTGTTAAAGGGTTTCAATCTTCATTACCGGTTGGTAATTCGCTTATTGATATGTATGGGAAGTGTTTGAGTCCTTCTGGTGCTAGAAAAGTTTTTGAAGAAATGCAAAGTAGGAATGAAGTAACCTGGTGTTCGCTCTTGTTTGCGCATACAAATTCTTGTCAACTTGACTCTGTGTGTGAAGTGTTTCACATGATGCCCAAAAGGGTAGAAATCGCTTGGAATATTATGATTGCCGGTCATGCTCAATGTGGTGAAGTTGAATTATGTCTGAATTTGTTTAAAGAGATGCGAGAGAGTTTGTGTCGGCCAGATCAGTGGACACTAAGTTCCCTCATGAATGTGTGTTCTGAATCATTGGAACTTTCATATGGATGCATGGTACATGGTATTATTATTAAGACTGGTTGGAGCTCTGCGGTGGAGGCAAAGAACTCGGTTTTAAGCTTTTATGCTAGACTAGGTTGCCAGGATGATGCTATGAAGGTGGTTGATTCCATTGGAACGCTTACTCAGGTGTCTTGGAATGCGATCATTGATGCCCATATGAAAGCAGGCGACACCCAGGAAGCCTTTCTTGCTTTTCAGCGAGCTCCTGTGAAGAATATAGTTTCATGGACATCTATGATCACAGGGTACGCAAAAAATGGGCATGGAGATGAAGCTCTTTGCTTCTTTGTTGACATGATGAGAAGTGGTGTCCAGCCTGATGATTTTGCATATGGAGCGGCCCTTCATGCGTGTTCTAGCCTGGCAATACTAGGGGATGGTAAAATGGTCCATGGTTGCATAATTCGCTCTGGCTCCCATGCCAATGTCTATGTTGGCAATGGTTTAATTAGCATGTATGCTGAGTGTGGTGATATAGAAGGGTCAAGCCGTGCATTTAATGAAATTCTTAACAAGGATTTGGTCTCCTGGAATGCAATGTTGTTTGGATTTGGGTTACATGGACGGGCTAACCAAGCTTTACAACTTTATGAACAAATGATGCCTTATGGTGTAAAGCCGGATAAAGTGACTTTCATTGGCCTGTTGATGACTTGTAGCCACTTGGGGCTTATAGAGAAAGGTCGCTTGTTTTTTGAATCAATGGATTCAATTTATGGGATTTCCCCTGAAATGGATCACGTGGCATGCATGGTTGACATGCTTGGCCGAGGTGGGTTCTTGGCAGAAGCAATAGAGTTGGCTAATCGGCATTCAGGAACAGGTAATGCAAAGACCAGCTCATCTGAGGTTCTGCTTGGAGCATGTTATGCACACGGGGATGTAGGGATAGGGACACATCTGGGGGAAGCTTTAAAGATTTTAGAGCCTCAGAAAGAGATAGGTTATGTGGTTTTGTCAAATTTGTATTGTGCAAGCGGGCAGTGGAAGGAAGCAGAGATGATTAGAAAGGCTATGCTGGATCAAGGGGTGAAGAAAATGCCTGGTTGTAGTTGGATTGAAGTGAGAAACAAGGTTTCCGCTTTTGTTGCTGGGAACCACTCGCATCCATGCCTGCGAGATATCTATAAAATATTGCACTTccttgaatttgaaatgaaaaatccATGCTTTATTGGTTTTGAGAATTGA
- the LOC132184135 gene encoding uncharacterized protein LOC132184135: MDCNKEEAIRAKRIAEERMESKDFSGARKTALKAQQLYPDVENVSQMLTVCDVHCSADQKLFGNEMDWYAILQIEQTANEAMIKKQYRKLALQLHPDKNKFSGAEAAFKLIGEAQRVLLDRDRRSLHDMKRRAPLSRPAAQFRPPQKPIWNSNVGVQNDFRNKVTGLNPLQQQRQQPAQAGHSDIRPTFWTVCPFCSVRYQYYREVVNRSLRCQSCNKPFIAYDMNVHGAPPTTKMSQSAFPLRKDDACKVEVGCQGNLGAQSSKTEKKGRTSKVGSEKVTGKRGRKQVEESSESCDSNSSSESEEDVVVGEDGNLQDGQNLECYRDQSRRRSMRHKQQVSYKENLSDDDDIMGNRKRAKGSGSSAATGVENGDASKEASKSNNLSDLAADVKQDLKEVKQNGNTCSGESLLNGNMETKKVSGKETANEDNHKKSSEAHEDSTSYSSPKLTADPEYFQYPDPDFSDFENGRREECFAVGQIWAVYDTLDAMPRFYARIRKVLSPGFKLRITWLEPDPVDENEIKWVSEDLPTSCGKYKNGSSEESEDRLMFSHLISWEKGSRRDTFKIYPKKGETWALFKNWDIKWYSEPDQHRKYEYEFVEILSQYEQDAGICVAYLGKVKGFASLFCRMVKEESGTFQVPPAELFRFSHSVPSYKMTGEERQGVPVGSFELDPASLPLNLEEIAVPGDLEVEGGNMHHNGSTSIPSEEVRPAMKSEGNASMFQADVKSSHLEHGDSSYCNANEDYSNPLASTPEAIEIPEPEFYNFDAEKSEENFQVGQIWALYSDEDGLPKYYGQIKKIDSSPVFKLQVTWLMSCSLPNHTIRWLDGDMPICCGRFKIKRGETQAYTSTSSFSHQIRTDPAGKKNEYAIFPRKGEVWAMYRNWSTKIKCSDLENCEYDIVEVVEEDDLLIRVFVLEQVDGFNSVFKAQIKEGSEVTIGIPQVELLKFSHKIPAYRLTEERDGSLRGFWEVDPAALPVHYFSLN; encoded by the coding sequence ATGGATTGCAATAAAGAAGAGGCCATCAGGGCCAAGAGGATTGCTGAGGAGAGGATGGAAAGCAAGGATTTTTCAGGGGCTCGTAAAACTGCTCTCAAGGCCCAACAACTATATCCTGATGTGGAGAATGTTTCTCAGATGCTTACGGTTTGTGATGTGCATTGCTCTGCTGACCAGAAATTATTTGGGAATGAGATGGATTGGTATGCCATCCTTCAGATTGAGCAGACAGCTAATGAGGCAATGATTAAGAAGCAGTACAGGAAGCTTGCTCTCCAACTTCATCctgataaaaacaaattttccgGTGCAGAAGCTGCTTTTAAGCTAATTGGGGAAGCACAAAGAGTGCTTCTGGATCGAGACAGACGGTCCTTGCATGACATGAAACGCAGAGCTCCTTTGAGTAGACCAGCAGCACAATTTCGGCCCCCTCAAAAGCCCATCTGGAACTCAAATGTTGGGGTTCAAAATGATTTTAGGAACAAAGTTACGGGCTTGAATCCTCTGCAACAGCAGCGGCAACAGCCTGCTCAAGCGGGGCACTCTGATATCCGGCCAACTTTCTGGACTGTCTGTCCATTTTGTTCAGTAAGGTACCAGTACTACAGAGAAGTTGTTAATAGATCTCTCCGTTGTCAAAGTTGCAATAAGCCCTTCATTGCATACGACATGAACGTGCACGGTGCTCCACCAACTACTAAAATGAGTCAGTCGGCATTCCCCCTGCGGAAAGATGATGCTTGCAAAGTTGAGGTGGGATGTCAAGGGAATCTTGGTGCTCAGAGTtctaaaacagaaaagaaaggTCGCACTTCTAAGGTTGGCTCTGAAAAGGTGACTGGTAAGAGAGGGAGGAAGCAGGTAGAGGAATCCAGTGAGAGTTGCGACTCCAATAGCAGCTCTGAATCTGAAGAAGATGTGGTAGTTGGTGAAGATGGTAATCTTCAGGATGGTCAGAATTTGGAATGTTATAGAGACCAAAGCCGGCGGAGATCTATGCGACACAAGCAGCAGGTTTCTTACAAGGAAAACTTGAGTGATGATGATGACATTATGGGCAATCGGAAAAGAGCCAAGGGGAGTGGATCGTCCGCTGCCACTGGAGTGGAGAATGGAGATGCATCTAAAGAGGCATCTAAATCGAATAATCTATCTGATTTAGCTGCTGATGTAAAACAGGATCTGAAAGAGGTGAAACAGAATGGAAATACTTGTTCTGGGGAAAGCTTGCTAAATGGAAACATGGAAACCAAGAAGGTGAGCGGAAAAGAAACGGCAAACGAAGATAACCACAAGAAAAGTTCTGAAGCTCATGAAGATTCAACATCTTATTCCAGCCCCAAATTGACAGCAGATCCTGAATATTTTCAATATCCTGATCCAGATTTCAGCGACTTTGAAAATGGCAGGAGAGAAGAGTGTTTTGCAGTAGGGCAGATATGGGCTGTTTATGATACCTTGGATGCCATGCCTAGATTCTATGCTCGGATCAGGAAAGTTCTCTCTCCTGGCTTTAAGCTGAGGATAACCTGGCTAGAGCCAGACCCAGTTGATGAAAACGAAATCAAATGGGTCAGTGAGGACTTGCCTACCTCTTGTGGTAAGTACAAAAATGGGAGCTCGGAAGAATCTGAAGACCGTCTTATGTTTTCTCATTTGATTTCTTGGGAGAAGGGCAGCCGTAGAGATACTTTCAAGATTTATCCAAAAAAGGGAGAAACTTGGGCCCTCTTCAAGAACTGGGATATCAAATGGTACTCTGAACCAGACCAGCATCGTAAGTATGAATATGAATTTGTCGAAATATTGTCGCAGTACGAACAGGATGCGGGTATATGTGTTGCATACTTGGGTAAGGTGAAAGGTTTTGCAAGTCTTTTCTGTCGAATGGTTAAGGAAGAAAGTGGCACATTTCAAGTTCCACCAGCAGAACTATTTAGGTTCTCTCACAGTGTTCCGTCTTATAAAATGACTGGTGAGGAGAGACAAGGTGTGCCCGTAGGATCTTTTGAACTTGATCCTGCATCTTTACCCCTTAATCTTGAAGAGATTGCTGTGCCCGGAGATCTGGAAGTGGAGGGTGGTAATATGCATCACAATGGTTCAACTTCAATACCTTCAGAAGAAGTGAGACCCGCGATGAAGTCCGAGGGAAATGCATCAATGTTCCAGGCGGATGTCAAGAGTAGCCACTTAGAGCATGGGGATAGCAGTTATTGTAATGCTAATGAGGATTATAGTAATCCTCTCGCTTCCACCCCCGAGGCTATTGAAATTCCAGAACCTGAATTTTATAACTTTGATGCTGAGAAATCAGAGGAAAACTTTCAGGTTGGCCAGATATGGGCGCTATACAGTGATGAGGATGGCTTGCCAAAGTACTATGGtcaaattaagaaaattgaTTCTTCACctgttttcaaattgcaagttACATGGCTTATGTCCTGCTCGCTGCCAAATCACACTATCCGATGGCTTGATGGAGACATGCCCATTTGTTGCGGGAGATTTAAGATCAAAAGGGGTGAAACGCAGGCCTATACTTCCACCAGTTCTTTTTCACATCAGATAAGAACTGATCCTGCTGGTAAGAAGAATGAATATGCCATCTTTCCCAGGAAAGGTGAAGTTTGGGCAATGTATAGGAACTGGTCTACGAAAATCAAATGTTCCGACTTGGAGAATTGTGAATACGACATTGTAGAAGTTGTTGAGGAAGATGATTTGCTGATAAGAGTGTTCGTTTTGGAGCAAGTGGATGGTTTCAATTCAGTTTTCAAGGCTCAAATAAAAGAGGGTTCAGAGGTAACTATTGGAATTCCTCAGGTTGAACTTCTTAAATTCTCCCATAAAATACCTGCTTACCGgctgacagaagagagagatggCAGCCTGAGAGGCTTCTGGGAGGTCGATCCTGCAGCTTTGCctgttcattatttttctttaaactga